Sequence from the Acropora muricata isolate sample 2 chromosome 10, ASM3666990v1, whole genome shotgun sequence genome:
taaagtaagtgaagcaagtaaagtacaccaagcaagtaaagtaacttaagcaagtaaagtacaccaagcaagtaaagtaggtcgagcaagtaaagtacacgaagcaagtaaagtacaccaagcaagtaaagtacaccaagcaagtaaagtacgttaagaaagtaaagtaggtcaagcaagttaagtacaccaagcaagtaaagtaagttaagcaagtaaagtacaccaagcaagtaaagtacgtaaagcaagtaaagtaggtcaagcaagtaaagtaggtgaagcaagtaaagtacaccaagcaagtaaagtaacttaagcaagtaaagttcactaagcaagtaaagtaagttaagcaagtaaagtacaccaagcaagtaaagtaggtgaagcaagtaaagtacaccaagcaagtaaagtaagttaagcaagtaaagttgatcaagcaagtaaagtaggtcaagcaagtaaagtaccccaagcaagtaaagtagatcaagcaagtaaagtacaccaagcaagtaaagtaagttaagcaagtaaagtacaccaagcaagtaaagtacgttaagcaagtaaagtaggtgaagcaagtaaagtacaccaagcaagtaaagtacgttaagcaagtaaagtaggtgaagcaagtaaagtacaccaagcaagtaaagtacaccaagcaagtaaagtacgttaagcaagtaaagtaggtgaagcaagtaaagttcaccaagcaagtaaagtaagttaagcaagtaaagtacaccaagcaagtaaagtaggtgaagcaagtaaagtacaccaagcaagtaaagtaagttaagcaagtaaagtacaccaagcaagtaaagtacaccaagcaagtaaagtacgttaagcaagtgaagtaggtcaagcaagtaaagtaggtcaagcaagtaaagtacaccaagcaagtaaagtacgttaagcaagtaaagtaggtgaagcaagtaaattacaccaagcaagtaaagtacaccaagcaagtaaagtacaccaagcaagtaaagtaggtgaagcaagtaaagtacaccaagcaagtaaagtacgtcaaggaagtaaagtaagttaagcaagtaaagtacgccaagcacgtaaagtaagttaagcaagtaaagtacaccaaggacgtaaagtaggtcaagcaagtaaagtaccgCAAGctagtaaagtagatcaagcaagtaaagtacgtcaaggaagtaaagtaagttaagcaagtaaagtacaccaagcaagtaaagtaggtcaagcaagtaaagtacactaaGCAAGTGAAGTATATATTACATTATCTTAcacaaagaactaagtgaacatagatacctggatgcatatatggcattctcacaTGAAGGATACCGAGTATGGGGCGAAGTGTTAATAGTAGGAACTGTGCTaaagttttcttgtttggttTTCCTATGTATTTGGTGAGTATAAAATAACATATCAATGTTTCTATCGTAGCCTTTCCTTGTATGCTCAGTACGAGTAATTGCAATCCGCTTTAATCTCAAAAGCTGACAGCACGAAGCTTTTACACGGCGACGTAATTGTCGACTGCTTTTTTGAATGATATTCTTGCAGGCTGTCGAAAATTTTTTTGTCGTCATTGATGAATTGCAATCTCCGACACTTTTGTACCTCGTTTTTCTCTTTATCGGTGCTCAAACCAAGGGAAATTCTCTGGTTGATGAGTGTTCTAATTACCTTTCGAAGGTCTATGAATGCCGAATGTTTCGAACGTCATAATTCTTTTTGAAACGCAGAGCTGGCAGCCCctggtaaaataaaatttggAGACCTTTGCGAACAAATTGGGAGATTCTACAATGTTCCACTTTTTTCTCAATCTTTGCAACAGTTACTGGGAAACTCGTTTTGGTAAATCCAGGACACTATTCATTGATGTTTATGTGCCAACCAGAGCCTTATTGTTGGCGAAATAAAGCGTTCTTTTGTACGGTGGTTGCCAAGtttgaatatcaaaagaatatCAGCTAGTCAGAAATGCTACGAGCACGGTGCTGGTTGATAGAAATCCACATTTTTAACCCTTTTACCCACCAAGGGACTAATGAGATGCGTGACTCCTCTTCCCCGAGGGCCACTACCCAAAATGAGAGTGATTTTAGTGGCTTCACATAAACCTCT
This genomic interval carries:
- the LOC136930681 gene encoding NADH-ubiquinone oxidoreductase chain 4-like, which gives rise to MPYMHPGIYVHLVLCLAVLYLLDLLYVLGVLYLLNLLYVLGVLYLLNLLYFLDVLYLLGVLYLLHLLYLLGVLYLLGVLYLLGVIYLLHLLYLLNVLYLLGVLYLLDLLYLLDLLHLLNVLYLLGVLYLLGVLYLLNLLYLLGVLYLLHLLYLLGVLYLLNLLYLLGELYLLHLLYLLNVLYLLGVLYLLGVLYLLHLLYLLNVLYLLGVLYLLHLLYLLNVLYLLGVLYLLNLLYLLGVLYLLDLLYLLGVLYLLDLLYLLDQLYLLNLLYLLGVLYLLHLLYLLGVLYLLNLLYLLSELYLLKLLYLLGVLYLLHLLYLLDLLYLLYVLYLLGVLYLLNLLYLLGVLNLLDLLYFLNVLYLLGVLYLLGVLYLLRVLYLLDLLYLLGVLYLLKLLYLLGVLYLLHLLYLLGVLYLLNLLYLLGVLYLPHLLYLLDLLYLLGVLYLLGVLYLLNLLENNETIRVFCFKISHKGSTHSSCSSHCSDIPGP